Proteins co-encoded in one Oncorhynchus masou masou isolate Uvic2021 chromosome 22, UVic_Omas_1.1, whole genome shotgun sequence genomic window:
- the LOC135509337 gene encoding sodium/nucleoside cotransporter 1-like isoform X4, translated as MFILVIFIFSAHRTEVAWRSVFWGLGLQFCIGLFVIRTEPGLTAFQWLGEQVQIFLNYTKHGSSFVFGPLVSDIFAFQALPIVIFFSSVMSVLYFLGIMQWLIIKIAWVMQITMGTSPTETLSVAGNIFVGQTEAPLLIRPYLMDMTKSEVHAVMVGGFATIAGSVVGAFISFGIDASSMISASVMAAPCALAISKLSYPETEESKFTSEENIKVACGLS; from the exons ATGTTCATTCTAGTCATTTTCATCTTCTCAGCCCACAGGACAGAG GTGGCATGGAGGTCAGTGTTTTGGGGTCTTGGTTTACAATTCTGTATCGGACTGTTTGTCATAAGGACAGAGCCAGGACTCACTGCCTTCCAATGGCTTGGAGAGCAAGTGCAG ATATTCTTGAACTACACAAAACACGGGTCATCATTTGTTTTTGGACCACTAGTATCCGACATCTTCGCATTTCAG GCTTTGCCCATTGTGATATTCTTCAGCAGTGTGATGTCAGTTCTTTATTTCCTTGGAATAATGCAATGGCTCATCATTAAG ATCGCATGGGTAATGCAGATAACGATGGGAACATCACCCACTGAGACCTTGAGTGTTGCAGGCAACATATTTGTTGGACAG ACTGAAGCGCCATTGCTGATTCGCCCATATTTGATGGACATGACCAAATCTGAAGTGCATGCTGTCATGGTTGGAGGCTTTGCCACCATTGCAGGAAGTGTGGTGGGTGCATTCATCTCATTTGGG ATTGATGCATCCTCTATGATATCTGCCTCTGTAATGGCTGCCCCATGTGCCTTGGCAATCTCCAAGCTGTCCTATCCGGAGACAGAAGAGAGCAAATTTACATCAGAGGAAAATATCAAAGTGGCTTGTGG GCTGTCTTAA
- the LOC135509337 gene encoding sodium/nucleoside cotransporter 1-like isoform X3: protein MFILVIFIFSAHRTEVAWRSVFWGLGLQFCIGLFVIRTEPGLTAFQWLGEQVQIFLNYTKHGSSFVFGPLVSDIFAFQALPIVIFFSSVMSVLYFLGIMQWLIIKIAWVMQITMGTSPTETLSVAGNIFVGQTEAPLLIRPYLMDMTKSEVHAVMVGGFATIAGSVVGAFISFGIDASSMISASVMAAPCALAISKLSYPETEESKFTSEENIKVACGTFWKQLAVEHLHQYALLLI from the exons ATGTTCATTCTAGTCATTTTCATCTTCTCAGCCCACAGGACAGAG GTGGCATGGAGGTCAGTGTTTTGGGGTCTTGGTTTACAATTCTGTATCGGACTGTTTGTCATAAGGACAGAGCCAGGACTCACTGCCTTCCAATGGCTTGGAGAGCAAGTGCAG ATATTCTTGAACTACACAAAACACGGGTCATCATTTGTTTTTGGACCACTAGTATCCGACATCTTCGCATTTCAG GCTTTGCCCATTGTGATATTCTTCAGCAGTGTGATGTCAGTTCTTTATTTCCTTGGAATAATGCAATGGCTCATCATTAAG ATCGCATGGGTAATGCAGATAACGATGGGAACATCACCCACTGAGACCTTGAGTGTTGCAGGCAACATATTTGTTGGACAG ACTGAAGCGCCATTGCTGATTCGCCCATATTTGATGGACATGACCAAATCTGAAGTGCATGCTGTCATGGTTGGAGGCTTTGCCACCATTGCAGGAAGTGTGGTGGGTGCATTCATCTCATTTGGG ATTGATGCATCCTCTATGATATCTGCCTCTGTAATGGCTGCCCCATGTGCCTTGGCAATCTCCAAGCTGTCCTATCCGGAGACAGAAGAGAGCAAATTTACATCAGAGGAAAATATCAAAGTGGCTTGTGG AACATTTTGGAAGCAGCTAGCAGTGGAGCATTTACATCAATATGCCTTGTTGCTAATATAG
- the LOC135509337 gene encoding sodium/nucleoside cotransporter 1-like isoform X1 translates to MFILVIFIFSAHRTEVAWRSVFWGLGLQFCIGLFVIRTEPGLTAFQWLGEQVQIFLNYTKHGSSFVFGPLVSDIFAFQALPIVIFFSSVMSVLYFLGIMQWLIIKIAWVMQITMGTSPTETLSVAGNIFVGQTEAPLLIRPYLMDMTKSEVHAVMVGGFATIAGSVVGAFISFGIDASSMISASVMAAPCALAISKLSYPETEESKFTSEENIKVACGYVFLCSVFVYVFAIYRFFYIPLHFIVYIIYFLWFILGCLNSPVMNRTFWKQLAVEHLHQYALLLI, encoded by the exons ATGTTCATTCTAGTCATTTTCATCTTCTCAGCCCACAGGACAGAG GTGGCATGGAGGTCAGTGTTTTGGGGTCTTGGTTTACAATTCTGTATCGGACTGTTTGTCATAAGGACAGAGCCAGGACTCACTGCCTTCCAATGGCTTGGAGAGCAAGTGCAG ATATTCTTGAACTACACAAAACACGGGTCATCATTTGTTTTTGGACCACTAGTATCCGACATCTTCGCATTTCAG GCTTTGCCCATTGTGATATTCTTCAGCAGTGTGATGTCAGTTCTTTATTTCCTTGGAATAATGCAATGGCTCATCATTAAG ATCGCATGGGTAATGCAGATAACGATGGGAACATCACCCACTGAGACCTTGAGTGTTGCAGGCAACATATTTGTTGGACAG ACTGAAGCGCCATTGCTGATTCGCCCATATTTGATGGACATGACCAAATCTGAAGTGCATGCTGTCATGGTTGGAGGCTTTGCCACCATTGCAGGAAGTGTGGTGGGTGCATTCATCTCATTTGGG ATTGATGCATCCTCTATGATATCTGCCTCTGTAATGGCTGCCCCATGTGCCTTGGCAATCTCCAAGCTGTCCTATCCGGAGACAGAAGAGAGCAAATTTACATCAGAGGAAAATATCAAAGTGGCTTGTGGGTATGTGTttttgtgttctgtgtttgtgtatgtgtttgccATTTACCGATTTTTTTACATTCCACTGCATTTTattgtatatataatatactttCTGTGGTTCATATTAGGCTGTCTTAACTCCCCTGTGATGAACAGAACATTTTGGAAGCAGCTAGCAGTGGAGCATTTACATCAATATGCCTTGTTGCTAATATAG
- the slc28a1 gene encoding sodium/nucleoside cotransporter 1 has translation MKDTGTALKVLSHVNGVVNEGFETQGDNISVSTRSSFKEEHSRKGLGLYLSKVSKPINATEDYFKAHAKTIKYIVLGLLGAGYVAYFITACILDFDRAIALVVLTSLAVVSKAYDLVKTYHGDSITKCFIPAQRCFNNFRGWIIGVFVVAVLVLLVTWLVVDTSKRPEQLISFGGVCMFILVIFIFSAHRTEVAWRSVFWGLGLQFCIGLFVIRTEPGLTAFQWLGEQVQIFLNYTKHGSSFVFGPLVSDIFAFQALPIVIFFSSVMSVLYFLGIMQWLIIKIAWVMQITMGTSPTETLSVAGNIFVGQTEAPLLIRPYLMDMTKSEVHAVMVGGFATIAGSVMGAFISFGIDASSMISASVMAAPCALAISKLSYPETEESKFTSEENIKVACGDEQNILEAASSGASTSIGLVANIAANLIAFLAILAFINASLGWLGGLVGFPSITFEIICSYVFMPVAFMMGIPFEESFIVAELIGTKLFLNEFLAYQKLSELKSNRINGLDEIIGDERQWISVRSEIISTFALCGFANFSSLGIVIGGLSSICPSRRADVSSLVLRALFTGTCVSLINACIAGILFVPPLDCLDVFGTSFFNTTNIDLKNCCTDLFGSTVNNGTISFEGSWSTVTNATLYFTNCCDLFDYAVCN, from the exons ATGA AAGATACTGGTACAGCGCTTAAAGTTCTGTCTCATGTTAATGGGGTGGTCAATGAGGGATTTGAAACACAG GGGGATAACATTTCAGTTAGTACCAGAAGCAGTTTCAAAGAGGAGCACTCAAGAAAAGGATTGGGATTATATTTAAG TAAGGTTTCCAAGCCTATTAATGCCACAGAGGATTACTTTAAAGCTCACGCCAAAACCATCAAATACATTGTACTGGGCTTGCTCGGAGCag GCTATGTGGCATACTTCATCACAGCATGCATATTGGACTTTGATAGGGCCATTGCCCTTGTGGTCCTCACCAGTTTGGCAGTTGTCTCCAAAGCCTATGACCTTGTGAAGACATACCATGGAGATAGCATAACCAAATGTTTCATACCAGctcaaagatgcttcaacaattTCCGGGGATGGATAATAGG AGTTTTCGTTGTTGCGGTGCTGGTCCTGCTAGTGACTTGGCTCGTTGTGGACACAAGCAAGCGACCAGAGCAGCTCATCTCATTTGGAGGGGTCTGCATGTTCATTCTAGTCATTTTCATCTTCTCAGCCCACAGGACAGAG GTGGCATGGAGGTCAGTGTTTTGGGGTCTTGGTTTACAATTCTGTATCGGACTGTTTGTCATAAGGACAGAGCCAGGACTCACTGCCTTCCAATGGCTTGGAGAGCAAGTGCAG ATATTCTTGAACTACACAAAACACGGGTCATCATTTGTTTTTGGACCACTAGTATCCGACATCTTCGCATTTCAG GCTTTGCCCATTGTGATATTCTTCAGCAGTGTGATGTCAGTTCTTTATTTCCTTGGAATAATGCAATGGCTCATCATTAAG ATCGCATGGGTAATGCAGATAACGATGGGAACCTCACCCACTGAGACCTTGAGTGTTGCAGGCAACATATTTGTTGGACAG ACTGAAGCGCCATTGCTGATTCGCCCCTATTTGATGGACATGACCAAATCTGAAGTGCATGCTGTCATGGTTGGAGGCTTTGCCACCATTGCAGGAAGTGTGATGGGTGCATTCATCTCATTTGGG ATTGATGCATCCTCTATGATATCTGCCTCTGTAATGGCTGCCCCATGTGCCTTGGCAATCTCCAAGCTGTCCTATCCGGAGACAGAAGAGAGCAAATTTACATCAGAGGAAAATATCAAAGTGGCTTGTGg TGATGAACAGAACATTTTGGAAGCAGCTAGCAGTGGAGCATCTACATCAATAGGCCTTGTTGCTAATATAGCTGCCAACTTGATAGCATTCCTTGCGATACTGGCATTCATCAATGCATCTCTTGGCTGGCTGGGAGGCCTGGTGGGATTTCCCTCTATCACATTTGAG ATAATCTGTTCCTATGTGTTCATGCCTGTGGCCTTCATGATGGGGATACCATTTGAAGAGAGTTTCATAGTAGCGGAACTCATCGGCACCAAGCTCTTCCTCAATGAGTTTCTGGCATATCAGAAGCTGTCAGAGTTGAAGAGTAACAGAATCAACGGTCTGGATGAAATTATTGGTGATGAGAGGCAATGGATCTCC GTCAGATCAGAGATCATCTCCACTTTTGCTCTGTGCGGATTTGCCAATTTCAGCTCACTGGGGATCGTAATTGGAGGCCTTT CCTCCATATGCCCATCCAGAAGAGCCGACGTCTCCTCTTTGGTATTGAGAGCCCTGTTCACTGGGACCTGTGTGTCTCTGATTAATGCCTGTATTGCAG GTATTCTCTTTGTTCCTCCTCTTGACTGTTTAGATGTTTTCGGGACGTCCTTTTTCAACACCACAAATATAGACCTAAAAAACTGCTGTACTGATCTCTTTGGAAG CACTGTGAACAATGGGACCATCTCATTTGAGGGCTCCTGGAGCACGGTGACCAACGCCACTTTGTACTTTACGAACTGCTGTGATCTCTTTGATTATGCAGTTTGTAACTAG
- the LOC135509337 gene encoding sodium/nucleoside cotransporter 1-like isoform X2, translating to MFILVIFIFSAHRTEVAWRSVFWGLGLQFCIGLFVIRTEPGLTAFQWLGEQVQIFLNYTKHGSSFVFGPLVSDIFAFQALPIVIFFSSVMSVLYFLGIMQWLIIKIAWVMQITMGTSPTETLSVAGNIFVGQTEAPLLIRPYLMDMTKSEVHAVMVGGFATIAGSVIDASSMISASVMAAPCALAISKLSYPETEESKFTSEENIKVACGYVFLCSVFVYVFAIYRFFYIPLHFIVYIIYFLWFILGCLNSPVMNRTFWKQLAVEHLHQYALLLI from the exons ATGTTCATTCTAGTCATTTTCATCTTCTCAGCCCACAGGACAGAG GTGGCATGGAGGTCAGTGTTTTGGGGTCTTGGTTTACAATTCTGTATCGGACTGTTTGTCATAAGGACAGAGCCAGGACTCACTGCCTTCCAATGGCTTGGAGAGCAAGTGCAG ATATTCTTGAACTACACAAAACACGGGTCATCATTTGTTTTTGGACCACTAGTATCCGACATCTTCGCATTTCAG GCTTTGCCCATTGTGATATTCTTCAGCAGTGTGATGTCAGTTCTTTATTTCCTTGGAATAATGCAATGGCTCATCATTAAG ATCGCATGGGTAATGCAGATAACGATGGGAACATCACCCACTGAGACCTTGAGTGTTGCAGGCAACATATTTGTTGGACAG ACTGAAGCGCCATTGCTGATTCGCCCATATTTGATGGACATGACCAAATCTGAAGTGCATGCTGTCATGGTTGGAGGCTTTGCCACCATTGCAGGAAGTGTG ATTGATGCATCCTCTATGATATCTGCCTCTGTAATGGCTGCCCCATGTGCCTTGGCAATCTCCAAGCTGTCCTATCCGGAGACAGAAGAGAGCAAATTTACATCAGAGGAAAATATCAAAGTGGCTTGTGGGTATGTGTttttgtgttctgtgtttgtgtatgtgtttgccATTTACCGATTTTTTTACATTCCACTGCATTTTattgtatatataatatactttCTGTGGTTCATATTAGGCTGTCTTAACTCCCCTGTGATGAACAGAACATTTTGGAAGCAGCTAGCAGTGGAGCATTTACATCAATATGCCTTGTTGCTAATATAG